A genomic region of Caulobacter sp. NIBR2454 contains the following coding sequences:
- a CDS encoding YdbL family protein, with translation MMRKLFTAAAIAVSLGAASAPALAQSAAKAQVDIAKTAGVVGEQADGYLGFVSGTGDAALQAAVREINAGRAAVYRDIAGKTGVTPEAAGQAAARQLFERLPAGAWYKPAGGGWTKK, from the coding sequence ATGATGCGCAAGCTTTTCACCGCCGCGGCCATCGCCGTTTCGCTGGGGGCCGCCTCGGCTCCCGCTCTGGCCCAATCGGCCGCCAAGGCCCAGGTCGACATCGCCAAGACCGCAGGCGTGGTCGGCGAGCAGGCTGACGGCTATCTCGGCTTCGTGTCCGGTACGGGCGACGCGGCCCTGCAGGCCGCGGTGCGCGAGATCAACGCCGGCCGCGCCGCCGTCTATCGCGACATCGCCGGCAAGACCGGCGTGACGCCCGAAGCCGCCGGCCAGGCCGCCGCCCGCCAGCTGTTCGAACGCCTGCCCGCCGGCGCCTGGTACAAGCCCGCCGGCGGCGGCTGGACCAAGAAGTAG
- the phyK gene encoding sensor histidine kinase PhyK → MRLAERLGWGPATTIRVRLAAAVAVALLPVLILSAAQTVTAFHRDAESQRESLALGAQRSAATVQARIEAAGVLLETLGPGSVGLNCAQRLNDIKRRLPGYANLIRFDVRGRVACSAETVPSDAARAARPWFSRIREGQSMTVDARPGVAYAAEPSLLAAVRAERDGKFDGALVAVIALSSLQPETTSRALPGGAEIAMVDREGQYFALTSPAAFPNEPPDLSQAGSKNLLWTARDASNRLRTLSAAPLVANEVYVVLSAPSPGLFSWARLNPISRLLLPIFAFFAALAAVLLAAERSIVRWIYYLERVAAIYARGRFTVRPVRADKAPPEIRELAETLDHMAGAIVTRDASLHDSLDQKDALLREIHHRVKNNLQVISSLLSLQQRALTDPASRQAIMDTRQRISALALVYRALYQGPDLKQVDLRPFLEELTAQLLSGDAGPHGAVRTEVHADPLMIDPDRLAPLALFAVEAVANAQKQVFSERPGSLSVEFRVRDGEGTLDIVDDGGGIGVPGAPPSGMGMTLMNAFARQLRGRVSFEPNPAGGLRISLVFPTPEAKMKPASKAAEQS, encoded by the coding sequence GTGAGGCTGGCCGAAAGGCTGGGCTGGGGTCCGGCGACCACCATCCGCGTCCGCTTGGCCGCGGCGGTGGCTGTCGCTCTTTTGCCGGTGCTGATCCTCAGCGCCGCCCAAACCGTCACCGCATTCCATCGCGACGCCGAATCCCAGCGCGAAAGCCTGGCGCTCGGCGCGCAGCGCAGCGCCGCCACGGTCCAGGCCAGGATCGAGGCGGCGGGCGTACTGCTGGAGACCTTGGGTCCCGGCTCGGTGGGTCTGAACTGCGCCCAGCGCCTCAATGACATCAAGCGCCGCCTGCCGGGCTACGCCAACCTGATCCGGTTCGATGTGCGCGGACGTGTCGCCTGTTCGGCCGAGACAGTGCCGTCTGACGCCGCGCGCGCGGCGCGGCCATGGTTCTCGCGTATCCGGGAGGGCCAATCGATGACGGTCGACGCCAGGCCAGGCGTCGCCTATGCGGCCGAGCCGTCGTTGTTGGCCGCCGTGCGCGCCGAACGTGACGGAAAGTTCGACGGCGCGCTGGTGGCGGTGATCGCCCTGTCCAGCCTGCAGCCTGAGACGACTTCCCGCGCTCTGCCGGGCGGAGCCGAGATCGCGATGGTCGATCGTGAAGGCCAGTATTTCGCGCTCACCAGCCCCGCCGCCTTCCCTAACGAGCCGCCGGACCTGTCGCAGGCCGGCTCGAAGAATCTGCTCTGGACCGCCAGGGACGCCTCGAACCGCCTGCGCACCCTGTCGGCGGCGCCCCTCGTGGCGAACGAGGTCTATGTGGTGCTGTCCGCGCCGTCGCCGGGCCTGTTCTCGTGGGCGCGCCTCAACCCGATCTCGCGGCTGTTGCTGCCGATCTTCGCCTTCTTCGCGGCCTTGGCGGCGGTGCTGCTGGCGGCGGAGCGCAGCATCGTGCGCTGGATCTACTATTTGGAACGGGTCGCGGCGATCTACGCCCGTGGCCGCTTCACGGTTCGCCCGGTGCGGGCCGACAAGGCTCCGCCGGAAATCCGTGAGCTGGCCGAGACGCTGGACCACATGGCCGGGGCCATCGTCACGCGCGACGCCTCCCTGCACGACAGCCTGGACCAGAAGGACGCGCTGCTGCGCGAAATCCATCACCGGGTGAAGAACAACCTTCAGGTCATCTCAAGCCTGCTCAGCCTTCAGCAAAGGGCGCTGACCGACCCGGCCTCGCGCCAGGCGATCATGGATACGCGTCAGCGCATCTCCGCCCTGGCGCTGGTCTATCGCGCCCTTTACCAGGGGCCGGACCTCAAGCAGGTGGACCTGCGCCCGTTCCTGGAGGAATTGACCGCCCAGCTGCTGTCGGGCGACGCGGGCCCGCACGGCGCGGTGCGGACGGAGGTCCATGCCGACCCCCTGATGATCGATCCCGATCGTCTGGCGCCCCTGGCCCTTTTCGCGGTGGAGGCGGTGGCCAACGCCCAGAAGCAGGTCTTCTCCGAACGGCCAGGCTCCTTGAGCGTGGAGTTCAGGGTTCGCGACGGCGAGGGCACTCTGGACATCGTCGACGACGGCGGCGGGATCGGCGTTCCCGGCGCCCCGCCCAGCGGGATGGGCATGACCCTGATGAACGCCTTCGCGCGCCAGCTTCGCGGTCGGGTCAGCTTCGAGCCGAACCCCGCCGGCGGTCTGCGCATCAGCCTGGTCTTCCCGACTCCGGAGGCCAAGATGAAGCCCGCGAGCAAGGCGGCGGAACAAAGCTGA
- a CDS encoding sigma-70 family RNA polymerase sigma factor gives MADHIDADRTAGGPVGVERDNIFKRELVQLIPHLRAFARTLAGDPTAADDLAQDAMMKAWDARESFQLGTNMKAWTFMILRNQFYSEKRRSWRQSQLDQEAAERTLVAVDDPEAPVALDELRMSLNMLPAEQREALILVGAGGFAYEEAAEICGCAVGTVKSRVSRARRALQSILEDGSYERDGGAAGDAMKSILADAERLSSVR, from the coding sequence ATGGCCGATCATATCGACGCGGATCGCACCGCGGGCGGCCCTGTCGGGGTCGAGCGAGACAATATCTTCAAGCGCGAGCTGGTTCAGCTGATCCCCCACCTGCGCGCGTTCGCGCGCACCCTGGCTGGTGATCCGACCGCCGCGGACGATCTGGCGCAGGACGCCATGATGAAGGCCTGGGACGCTCGCGAGAGTTTCCAGCTGGGCACGAACATGAAGGCCTGGACCTTCATGATCCTGCGCAACCAGTTCTATTCGGAAAAGCGCCGGTCCTGGCGTCAGAGCCAGCTTGATCAGGAAGCCGCCGAGCGGACCCTGGTCGCGGTGGACGATCCGGAAGCGCCGGTCGCGCTCGACGAGCTGCGCATGAGCCTGAACATGCTTCCGGCCGAGCAGCGTGAAGCGCTGATCCTGGTCGGCGCCGGCGGCTTCGCCTACGAAGAAGCGGCTGAAATCTGCGGCTGCGCGGTCGGTACGGTGAAGAGCCGTGTCAGCCGTGCGCGTCGCGCCCTGCAGTCCATCCTCGAGGATGGCTCTTATGAGCGCGACGGGGGCGCGGCCGGTGACGCGATGAAGTCGATCCTCGCCGATGCGGAGCGTCTGAGCTCGGTTCGGTGA
- a CDS encoding entericidin A/B family lipoprotein, with product MRKLIIMAVVAAGLAAAACNTVSGAGEDVSAAGKAVTNTAEDAKN from the coding sequence ATGCGCAAGCTCATCATCATGGCGGTTGTCGCCGCTGGTCTCGCCGCCGCCGCCTGCAACACCGTTTCGGGCGCTGGTGAGGACGTTTCGGCTGCCGGCAAGGCCGTCACCAACACCGCCGAAGACGCCAAGAACTAA
- a CDS encoding response regulator, translating into MKTCLVVDDSRVIRKVARRILEDIGFQIAEAADGMEALGWCRAAMPDAILLDWNMPVMNGVEFLRQLRQEPGGSAPVVVFCTVEADLEHIREALDCGADEYIMKPFDGDVIEAKFIEAGVL; encoded by the coding sequence GTGAAGACCTGCCTTGTCGTCGATGACAGCCGGGTGATCCGGAAAGTCGCCCGACGCATCCTCGAGGACATCGGCTTTCAGATCGCCGAGGCCGCCGACGGGATGGAGGCGCTTGGCTGGTGCCGCGCGGCCATGCCCGACGCCATCCTGCTCGACTGGAATATGCCGGTGATGAACGGGGTGGAGTTCCTGAGACAGCTGCGCCAGGAGCCCGGCGGCTCCGCGCCCGTGGTCGTCTTCTGCACGGTCGAGGCCGACCTGGAGCATATCCGCGAGGCTCTCGATTGCGGGGCCGACGAGTACATCATGAAGCCCTTCGACGGCGACGTGATCGAAGCCAAGTTCATTGAGGCGGGCGTTCTGTGA
- the chpT gene encoding histidine phosphotransferase ChpT yields MNDALDAPTQQSPADLAALLAARLCHDFISPASAIVSGLDLLEDPTAQDMREDAMGLINASARKLVDLLQFSRVAFGASAAAESFDSRDLEALAQGVYAHVRPELEWTADAPQVNKPAARALLNLAQIAAGALPTGGKAKIRVMLVDNRYVITVDASGARARLRPEVVAGLKGDPLGDGIGGQWIQAAYLHNLVKACGGQVAAETAEERVTLAAWVPA; encoded by the coding sequence ATGAACGACGCCCTCGACGCCCCGACCCAACAGTCTCCCGCCGATCTGGCGGCCCTGCTCGCGGCGCGCCTGTGCCACGACTTCATCAGCCCGGCCAGCGCCATCGTCTCCGGCCTCGACCTGCTCGAGGATCCGACGGCCCAGGACATGCGCGAAGACGCCATGGGCCTGATCAACGCCAGCGCCCGCAAGCTGGTGGACCTGCTGCAGTTCAGCCGCGTGGCCTTCGGCGCCTCGGCCGCGGCCGAAAGTTTCGACAGCCGCGATCTCGAGGCCCTGGCCCAGGGCGTCTACGCCCACGTTCGGCCCGAGCTCGAATGGACCGCCGACGCGCCCCAGGTGAACAAGCCGGCGGCACGCGCCCTGCTGAATCTCGCCCAGATCGCCGCCGGCGCCCTGCCCACCGGCGGCAAGGCCAAGATCCGGGTCATGCTGGTCGACAACCGCTATGTGATCACCGTCGACGCTTCGGGCGCCCGCGCCCGCCTGCGCCCCGAAGTCGTGGCCGGCCTCAAGGGCGATCCCCTGGGCGACGGCATCGGGGGCCAGTGGATCCAGGCCGCCTACTTGCACAACCTGGTCAAGGCCTGCGGCGGCCAGGTCGCCGCCGAAACCGCTGAAGAGCGCGTCACTTTGGCCGCCTGGGTGCCTGCCTAA
- the cysQ gene encoding 3'(2'),5'-bisphosphate nucleotidase CysQ gives MGEILADIVEEAARLILPYWRSDLTVIRKADESPVTEADQRGEQLILDLLARHFPDIPVVSEEDSAENGVPTDAAGRFFLVDPLDGTKAFVRGDPNFTVNIGLIENGRSVAGAICAPVTMETWFTTPNGTMKRQQGEAASPVRVRPWPTGEAVALVSHTMKEEVAAKLQAEYGFDRRQPMDSSIKLCRIAEGAADIYPRHGPTMEWDTAAGQAILEAAGGRFSTPDGSPFVYGKADAGFRNGWFVARGG, from the coding sequence ATGGGCGAAATCCTGGCCGATATCGTCGAGGAGGCCGCGCGGCTTATCCTGCCGTACTGGCGCTCGGACCTGACTGTGATCCGCAAGGCGGACGAGAGCCCGGTGACCGAGGCTGACCAGCGTGGCGAGCAGCTGATCCTGGACCTGCTGGCCCGCCATTTCCCGGACATCCCCGTGGTATCGGAGGAGGATTCGGCCGAGAACGGCGTGCCCACCGACGCGGCGGGTCGCTTCTTCCTGGTGGACCCCCTGGACGGGACCAAGGCCTTCGTTCGCGGCGACCCCAATTTCACGGTCAATATCGGCCTGATCGAGAACGGCCGCTCGGTAGCGGGCGCCATCTGCGCGCCCGTGACCATGGAGACCTGGTTCACGACCCCGAACGGAACGATGAAACGCCAGCAGGGCGAGGCCGCCTCGCCCGTGCGAGTGCGCCCCTGGCCCACGGGCGAAGCCGTGGCCCTGGTGTCGCACACCATGAAGGAAGAGGTGGCCGCCAAGCTGCAGGCCGAATATGGCTTTGACCGGCGTCAGCCGATGGACAGCTCCATCAAGCTTTGCCGCATCGCCGAGGGCGCGGCGGACATCTATCCACGCCATGGACCGACCATGGAATGGGACACCGCCGCCGGCCAGGCGATCCTGGAGGCGGCCGGCGGGCGTTTCTCGACACCCGACGGCTCACCCTTCGTCTACGGCAAGGCCGATGCGGGATTCCGCAACGGCTGGTTCGTAGCCAGGGGCGGCTAG
- a CDS encoding diacylglycerol/lipid kinase family protein: MTTTQSRPPIRHVEVVVNPLSGSAGPNAKAEAEAILEARGVKARVSTPEDGVVACLQRAIDAGPDLLAVVAGDGTARCAAEMSGPDGPLVAPLPGGTMNMLPRQLYGERDWRAALEEILDAGVVKSVSGGEVDGKMFFVAAILGAPAHWAEAREAVREGRMWLAVQRARRAMRRAFTGRLRYALDGGKMRKTEALTLMCPLVSTIMENDADFLEATAVDPASARDIFRLGFHAAVGDWRAAPSVEVDKCRYGAVWAGGRIPAILDGEPQRLSRTAQIKFRPNAFRALVPEVL; the protein is encoded by the coding sequence ATGACCACCACTCAAAGCAGACCACCGATCCGTCACGTCGAAGTGGTGGTCAATCCGCTGTCAGGCTCGGCAGGACCGAACGCCAAGGCCGAGGCCGAGGCGATCCTCGAAGCGCGGGGCGTGAAGGCGCGGGTGAGCACGCCCGAAGATGGAGTCGTCGCCTGTCTGCAGCGCGCCATCGACGCCGGCCCTGATCTGCTCGCCGTAGTGGCTGGCGACGGCACGGCCCGTTGCGCGGCGGAGATGTCCGGCCCCGACGGCCCGCTTGTCGCCCCCCTGCCCGGCGGCACCATGAACATGCTGCCGCGCCAGCTCTATGGCGAACGCGACTGGCGCGCCGCCCTGGAAGAAATCCTGGACGCGGGCGTTGTGAAATCCGTCAGCGGGGGCGAGGTCGATGGCAAGATGTTCTTCGTCGCCGCCATCCTCGGCGCGCCCGCCCATTGGGCCGAGGCGCGCGAAGCCGTGCGTGAAGGCCGCATGTGGCTCGCCGTACAGCGCGCTCGCCGGGCCATGCGGCGGGCCTTCACGGGCCGCCTTCGCTACGCCCTCGATGGCGGCAAGATGCGCAAGACCGAAGCCCTGACCCTCATGTGCCCGCTGGTGTCGACCATCATGGAGAACGACGCCGATTTCCTGGAAGCGACCGCGGTCGATCCGGCCAGCGCCCGAGACATCTTCCGTCTCGGCTTTCATGCCGCCGTGGGCGACTGGCGGGCCGCGCCATCGGTTGAGGTGGACAAGTGCCGCTATGGCGCCGTCTGGGCCGGCGGCCGCATCCCCGCCATCCTCGATGGCGAACCGCAACGCCTGTCGCGCACGGCCCAGATCAAGTTTCGCCCGAACGCGTTCCGGGCGCTGGTTCCGGAGGTTCTTTGA
- a CDS encoding DUF3553 domain-containing protein: MDLFLEPGALVRHPDQADWGLGQVQSVAGRRVTVNFEQAGKQTIDSDAVRLIFVGDDPRGH, from the coding sequence ATGGACCTGTTTCTCGAACCCGGCGCCCTGGTGCGCCATCCCGATCAGGCCGACTGGGGCCTGGGTCAGGTGCAGTCGGTCGCCGGGCGGCGGGTGACCGTCAATTTCGAGCAGGCCGGCAAACAGACGATCGATTCGGACGCGGTGCGGCTGATCTTCGTCGGCGACGATCCGAGGGGACACTGA
- the nepR gene encoding anti-sigma T factor NepR, whose product MIEQRAMEDRRKGPASAALDEARLRQQAIGVKLRAMFDEVVNEPVPDEFLDILRKADDKAGDR is encoded by the coding sequence ATGATCGAACAAAGAGCCATGGAAGACCGTCGCAAAGGGCCTGCATCCGCCGCCCTGGACGAAGCCCGCCTGCGCCAGCAGGCTATCGGCGTGAAGCTGCGCGCCATGTTCGACGAAGTCGTCAACGAGCCCGTTCCTGACGAGTTCCTCGATATCCTTCGCAAGGCCGATGACAAAGCGGGAGACCGCTAA
- a CDS encoding superoxide dismutase — MFVLPDLPYAYDAIEPVVSAKTFTFHHDKHHKAYVDMTNTLVGELGLTGKTMEEVVLAAVGDKSKKKLFNNAAQSWNHAFFWDAMTPDFKAPEGELKAAIEKTFGDIATLKEKFVAEGIGHFGSGWVWLAVKSGELVITSTHDGENLLDQPDLTPLLVCDLWEHAYYLDHQNNRKGFLEAWFDKAANWSLAASQLKAAQGGGEGWRYPAPQ, encoded by the coding sequence ATGTTCGTCCTTCCCGATCTTCCCTACGCCTATGACGCCATCGAACCGGTGGTGTCGGCCAAGACCTTCACCTTCCACCATGACAAGCACCACAAGGCCTATGTGGACATGACCAACACCCTGGTCGGCGAGCTGGGCCTGACGGGCAAGACGATGGAAGAGGTCGTGCTGGCCGCCGTCGGCGACAAGTCCAAGAAGAAGCTGTTCAACAACGCCGCCCAATCCTGGAACCACGCCTTCTTCTGGGATGCGATGACGCCGGACTTCAAAGCCCCGGAGGGCGAGCTGAAGGCCGCTATCGAAAAGACTTTTGGCGATATCGCCACCCTGAAGGAAAAGTTCGTCGCCGAAGGCATCGGACACTTCGGCTCGGGCTGGGTGTGGCTGGCCGTCAAGAGCGGCGAGCTGGTTATCACCTCGACCCACGACGGCGAGAACCTGCTGGACCAGCCGGACCTGACCCCGCTTCTGGTCTGCGACCTGTGGGAGCATGCCTACTATCTGGACCACCAGAACAACCGCAAAGGCTTCCTGGAGGCCTGGTTCGACAAGGCGGCCAACTGGTCGCTGGCGGCCTCGCAACTGAAGGCCGCGCAAGGCGGCGGCGAAGGCTGGCGCTACCCGGCGCCGCAGTAG
- the phyR gene encoding anti-anti sigma factor/receiver protein PhyR gives MSLLARLAPHLPYVRRYARALTGDQTTGDHYVRVALEALAAGERSLESSLSPRVALYHVFHAIWLSSGAQLEATEQDDIGMGGEDASRRLMRIAPRSRQAFLLTALEGFTPTEAAQILGTDFDEVESLISEAQTEIDAELATDVLIIEDEPVIAADIEALVRELGHDVTDIAATRGEAVDAVARKTPGLVLADIQLADGSSGIDAVKDILARLDVPVIFITAFPERLLTGERPEPTFLITKPFQPETVKAAIGQALFFHPRRTRKAA, from the coding sequence ATGAGTCTTCTTGCTCGGCTTGCGCCGCATCTGCCCTATGTTCGTCGTTACGCGCGCGCGCTGACCGGTGACCAAACCACGGGCGACCACTATGTGCGCGTAGCGCTTGAAGCGCTGGCCGCGGGCGAACGTTCCCTGGAGAGCTCTCTGTCTCCGCGGGTCGCTCTTTATCACGTGTTTCACGCCATCTGGCTCAGCTCGGGCGCGCAGCTCGAGGCGACCGAGCAGGACGATATCGGCATGGGCGGCGAGGATGCCTCGCGTCGCCTGATGCGCATCGCTCCGCGTTCACGCCAGGCGTTTCTGCTCACCGCCCTGGAAGGGTTCACCCCCACCGAGGCGGCCCAGATCCTGGGCACGGACTTCGACGAGGTGGAGTCCCTGATCTCAGAGGCCCAGACCGAAATTGACGCGGAGTTGGCCACCGACGTCCTCATCATCGAGGACGAGCCGGTGATCGCCGCCGATATCGAGGCCCTGGTCCGCGAACTGGGTCATGACGTCACCGATATCGCCGCCACCCGTGGCGAGGCCGTCGACGCTGTCGCACGCAAGACCCCGGGCCTGGTCCTGGCCGACATCCAGCTGGCCGACGGCTCGTCGGGCATCGACGCGGTGAAGGACATTCTGGCGCGCCTCGACGTGCCGGTGATCTTCATCACCGCCTTCCCCGAACGCCTGCTCACCGGCGAGCGTCCGGAGCCGACCTTCCTGATCACCAAGCCGTTCCAGCCGGAAACGGTCAAGGCGGCCATCGGTCAGGCGCTGTTCTTCCATCCCCGCCGCACCCGCAAGGCCGCCTAG
- a CDS encoding metallophosphoesterase family protein, protein MTVRLIHLSDIHFGGEHPEAVAAAAARIAEETADLIVISGDITRFAERHEFVAARRWIDALAGDKFVVPGNHDTPYFDVAQRILHPWRRYNHCFTTTRPPDVVRPGLFVTGFNSARGVQVRLDWSKGAVSPLQRHRVVDRLATAPAGALRVVVCHHPLAEIVGGPITARVRGGSKTAAALTEARADVVLTGHIHVPFSMAYPCGDRKTYAVGAGTLSVRERGVPPSFNLIEADDSTITVTALAWTGSGFEPHRTWALDRRPQN, encoded by the coding sequence TTGACCGTCCGGCTGATCCATCTGTCCGACATCCACTTCGGCGGCGAGCATCCAGAGGCCGTCGCCGCGGCCGCGGCCCGGATCGCCGAGGAGACCGCCGACCTGATCGTCATCAGCGGCGACATCACCCGCTTCGCCGAGCGCCACGAGTTCGTCGCCGCCCGCCGCTGGATCGACGCCCTGGCCGGAGACAAGTTCGTCGTCCCGGGCAATCACGACACGCCCTATTTCGACGTCGCCCAGCGCATCCTGCACCCTTGGCGGCGCTACAATCACTGCTTCACCACCACCCGCCCGCCGGATGTCGTGCGGCCCGGACTTTTCGTCACCGGCTTCAACAGCGCCCGGGGCGTTCAGGTCCGGCTTGACTGGTCAAAGGGCGCGGTCTCCCCGCTGCAGCGTCATCGCGTGGTGGACCGCCTGGCGACGGCCCCCGCGGGGGCGTTGCGGGTGGTGGTCTGCCATCACCCCCTGGCCGAGATCGTCGGCGGGCCGATCACCGCGCGCGTTCGCGGCGGGTCAAAGACAGCCGCCGCCCTAACCGAGGCCAGAGCCGACGTCGTGTTGACCGGCCACATCCACGTACCTTTTTCCATGGCCTACCCCTGCGGCGACAGGAAGACCTATGCCGTGGGCGCCGGCACCCTTTCGGTCCGCGAGCGTGGCGTGCCGCCCAGCTTCAACCTGATCGAGGCGGACGACAGCACCATCACCGTGACGGCCCTGGCCTGGACGGGTTCGGGTTTCGAGCCGCACCGCACCTGGGCCCTCGACCGCCGCCCCCAGAACTGA
- a CDS encoding OmpA family protein: protein MWAVGVAAIAVAGCASLGPKRSDIVQAAPSCQDFTVSIYFERDSTQVTREARAVLRGASGMAAGCKVDKVTVTGLADAVGAANVNLQLSRDRAQAVEQALARAGFPTIEFSTAAVGDAGATTSDGQARPLRRRTDVAVDLGGPL from the coding sequence ATGTGGGCTGTCGGCGTCGCCGCTATCGCGGTCGCCGGCTGCGCGTCGCTGGGGCCCAAGCGGTCCGATATCGTCCAGGCCGCGCCGTCCTGCCAGGACTTTACTGTCTCCATCTATTTCGAGCGGGACTCGACGCAGGTGACCCGTGAGGCGCGGGCGGTCCTGCGCGGCGCGTCGGGCATGGCCGCGGGCTGCAAGGTGGACAAGGTGACGGTCACCGGCCTGGCAGACGCCGTGGGCGCCGCCAACGTCAACCTGCAGCTCTCACGTGATCGCGCCCAGGCGGTCGAACAGGCTCTGGCGCGCGCGGGCTTTCCGACCATCGAGTTCTCAACCGCCGCCGTTGGCGACGCGGGGGCGACGACTTCGGACGGTCAGGCCCGCCCCCTGCGGCGTCGAACCGATGTGGCGGTCGATCTCGGCGGGCCGCTTTAA
- a CDS encoding DUF1328 domain-containing protein — protein sequence MLGWTLVFAILAIVAGYLGFMGLAGLAATIAKILFVIFLVLLVVNFVVRAIRGQSVI from the coding sequence GTGCTCGGATGGACCCTGGTTTTCGCGATCCTGGCCATTGTGGCCGGTTACCTCGGCTTTATGGGACTGGCTGGCCTAGCCGCCACCATCGCCAAGATTCTCTTTGTCATCTTTCTGGTGCTGCTCGTGGTCAACTTCGTTGTCCGCGCCATACGCGGCCAGTCGGTGATCTAG
- a CDS encoding CheR family methyltransferase, producing the protein MKPSDLEFLAALCRSRAGLKVALEKTYLINSRLSPVARREGFASIDDMIAMVRSKREERLIWAVVEAMTGAETAFFFPRDAFNQFEKELLPAMAHRRPGGSVRIWSAACATGQEAYSLAMMAEEARGVLPGLKPELFGSDISERCLEKAQSGLYTQFEVQRGLPVRRLVAHFEKVDEMWSLDARVRQMVRWRRINLISDLSALGRFDIIFLRGVLATMDEAVRGRVLENVAVTLADDGFLVLSPGDEPAGLTSALTPVDGHPEVFGRDPDFRKAA; encoded by the coding sequence GTGAAGCCGTCCGACCTGGAATTCCTCGCGGCCCTGTGCCGTTCCCGCGCCGGCCTCAAGGTGGCGCTGGAGAAGACCTACCTGATCAATAGCCGGCTCTCGCCCGTCGCCCGCCGCGAAGGCTTCGCCAGCATCGACGACATGATCGCCATGGTGCGCTCCAAGCGCGAGGAGCGCCTGATCTGGGCGGTGGTCGAAGCGATGACCGGGGCGGAAACCGCCTTCTTCTTCCCGCGCGACGCCTTCAACCAGTTCGAGAAGGAGCTGCTGCCGGCCATGGCCCATCGGCGCCCTGGCGGGTCGGTCCGGATCTGGAGCGCGGCCTGCGCCACAGGCCAGGAAGCCTATTCCCTGGCCATGATGGCCGAAGAGGCGCGCGGCGTCCTGCCGGGACTGAAGCCCGAACTGTTCGGGTCCGACATCTCCGAGCGTTGCCTGGAGAAGGCCCAGAGCGGCCTCTACACCCAGTTCGAGGTGCAGCGCGGCCTGCCCGTGCGCCGCCTCGTAGCCCACTTCGAGAAGGTGGACGAGATGTGGTCCCTGGACGCGCGCGTGCGTCAGATGGTGCGCTGGCGGCGGATCAACCTGATCTCCGACCTCTCGGCCCTTGGCCGGTTCGACATCATCTTCCTGCGGGGCGTTTTGGCGACCATGGATGAGGCCGTGCGCGGCCGCGTGCTGGAGAACGTGGCCGTGACCCTGGCCGACGACGGCTTCCTCGTGCTCAGTCCGGGAGATGAACCGGCGGGCCTGACCTCGGCCCTGACACCGGTCGATGGACATCCCGAAGTATTCGGGCGTGACCCCGACTTCCGCAAGGCGGCCTGA
- a CDS encoding DUF1328 domain-containing protein, giving the protein MLRWALIFLVVALIAGLLGFAGIAGAAMGVAKILFYVFIVLFLVSLVMHLFRGGRGSL; this is encoded by the coding sequence ATGCTGCGTTGGGCTCTCATTTTCCTGGTCGTCGCGTTGATCGCCGGCCTGCTGGGTTTCGCCGGGATCGCCGGGGCCGCCATGGGCGTCGCCAAGATCCTGTTCTACGTGTTCATCGTCCTGTTCCTGGTCTCGCTGGTCATGCACCTGTTCAGGGGTGGCCGCGGATCCTTGTAG
- a CDS encoding YMGG-like glycine zipper-containing protein, giving the protein MYRTWIALAGAGVLAAACTSTGNVERNAAGGAALGALAGAVIGNNVGSGSATTGAAIGAALGGTAGAVKGCREDGGCGAETNRRQYYDERAGRYYYYDSRDGRYYWENGAPRY; this is encoded by the coding sequence ATGTACAGGACCTGGATCGCCCTTGCAGGGGCCGGCGTGCTCGCCGCCGCCTGCACCTCGACGGGCAACGTAGAGCGAAACGCCGCTGGCGGCGCGGCGCTCGGCGCCCTCGCCGGCGCCGTGATCGGCAATAATGTGGGCAGCGGCAGCGCGACCACGGGCGCGGCTATCGGCGCGGCTCTGGGCGGGACCGCCGGCGCCGTGAAGGGCTGCCGCGAAGACGGCGGATGTGGTGCGGAGACCAACCGCCGCCAGTACTATGATGAGCGCGCGGGCCGTTACTACTATTACGACAGCCGCGATGGCCGCTATTACTGGGAGAACGGCGCGCCCCGCTACTGA